Genomic DNA from Bacteroidia bacterium:
TAAGCGATAGGCATTCCAGATTTTATTGCAAAAATTCCGTCCTTGCTCTACCTGACTTTCATCAAATAGAATATCATTTCCGGCAGGTGAACACAACAACATTCCCATTCTTACCCCGTCTGCACCAAACTTATCAATTAAATCCAATGGATCCGGACTATTGCCCAGCGATTTGCTCATTTTTCTTCCCAGCTTATCCCTAACAATACCGGTTAAATAAACATTGGTAAAAGGTAATTGTCCTCTGTATTCATACCCGGCAATAATCATTCTTGCCACCCAGAAAAATAATATTTCCGGTGCTGTTACCAAATCATTGGTAGGGTAGTAGTATTTAATTTCAGCATTCTCCGGATCTTTAAATCCATCAAATACTGAAATGGGCCATAACCAGGAACTAAACCAGGTGTCAACCACATCTTCGTCCTGCTTAATCTCTTCCGGACTTCCGGTAAATCCGCGGTTTTCAAATTTCCTGATGGCTTCTTCCTTGGTTTTAGCCACTACATAACTTCCATCCGGTGTATACCAGGCCGGAATTTGTTGTCCCCACCACAATTGCCGACTAATACACCAATCTTTTACATTTTCCATCCAATACCGATAGGTGTTCACAAACTTGGCCGGATGAAATTTAATGTTTCCATTAACTACATTCTCCAAAGCAGGTTTTACCAATCCTTCCATCCTTACAAACCACTGAAGCGATAAGCGGGGTTCAATCACTTCATCCGTCCGCTCCGAACATCCTACCTTGTTAGCAATTTCTTCCACCTTAACCAGGTAGTCTTTTTCTTCCAGTTCAACCGCAATTTTCTTCCTAACCGCAAACCTGTCTTCGCCTACATACAATTGGGCTTTCTCGTTTAAAGTGGCATTCGCGTTAAAAATATCAATGGTTTCCAGGTTATGCTTTTTACCCAATTCGTAGTCGTTTACGTCATGTGCCGGGGTTACTTTCAAAGCTCCGGTACCAAATTCCTGGTCTACATATTCATCGGCAATAATTGGAATGGAACGGTTAATTAATGGAACCAAGGCCTTTTTCCCAACCAGGGCACGGTAGCGTTCATCTTCCGGATGCACGCAAATAGCAGTATCCCCTAAAATAGTTTCCGGACGGGTGGTGGCAATCGTAATAGAACCGCTTCCATCTTCCAGCGCATATTGCAAATGATACAATTTCGACCGAACTTCTTTATGATAAACCTCCTCATCACTAACAGCAGTTAATGCCTTAGGATCCCAGTTTACCATGCGGTAGCCACGGTAAATTAAGTCTTTGTTATAGAGGTCAATAAATACATCAATTACAGCCTCCGAAAGCAAAGGTTCCATGGTAAATCGGGTTCTGTCCCAATCGCAACTGGCACCCAATTTTTCCAATTGTTTGAGAATAATCCCTCCATATTTTTCTTTCCAGGCCCAGGCATGATCCAAAAAAGCTTCCCGGCTTAAATCAGATTTTTTTATACCCTTTTCTCGCAATAAATTTACAACTTTAGCCTCTGTGGCAATGCTGGCATGATCGGTTCCGGGCACCCAACACGCATTTTTACCTTGCATCCGGGCTCTTCTAACAAGCACATCTTGTATGGTATTGTTCAACATATGTCCCATGTGCAGCACCCCGGTTACATTCGGAGGTGGAATCACAATGGTATAAGGTTCCCGCTCATCAGGTACACTTTTGAAAAACTTCTTAGATTCCCAGTATTTGTACCATTTATCTTCAACAGATTTGGGGTCGTATGTTTTAGCTAATTCACTCATAATAGTAAGGGGGGCAAAGATAGTTGGCGCAGTCGTTTCACCAACGTGGATTTTAGTTCATTTTTAATTTTTATGCGGGCCCCCTCCGCCTAAAACGTTTAATGTTTCTTAATCGGCAATGGTGCAAGGCGTTCGGGTCACGCTTT
This window encodes:
- a CDS encoding valine--tRNA ligase; this encodes MSELAKTYDPKSVEDKWYKYWESKKFFKSVPDEREPYTIVIPPPNVTGVLHMGHMLNNTIQDVLVRRARMQGKNACWVPGTDHASIATEAKVVNLLREKGIKKSDLSREAFLDHAWAWKEKYGGIILKQLEKLGASCDWDRTRFTMEPLLSEAVIDVFIDLYNKDLIYRGYRMVNWDPKALTAVSDEEVYHKEVRSKLYHLQYALEDGSGSITIATTRPETILGDTAICVHPEDERYRALVGKKALVPLINRSIPIIADEYVDQEFGTGALKVTPAHDVNDYELGKKHNLETIDIFNANATLNEKAQLYVGEDRFAVRKKIAVELEEKDYLVKVEEIANKVGCSERTDEVIEPRLSLQWFVRMEGLVKPALENVVNGNIKFHPAKFVNTYRYWMENVKDWCISRQLWWGQQIPAWYTPDGSYVVAKTKEEAIRKFENRGFTGSPEEIKQDEDVVDTWFSSWLWPISVFDGFKDPENAEIKYYYPTNDLVTAPEILFFWVARMIIAGYEYRGQLPFTNVYLTGIVRDKLGRKMSKSLGNSPDPLDLIDKFGADGVRMGMLLCSPAGNDILFDESQVEQGRNFCNKIWNAYRLIQSWEVKNDAVYQNTIPIRWFEERLDSAIAEIEDKFSQYKLSDALMIIYKLIWDDFCSWYLEMIKPGYQEPIDRATYDKTLNFLEMLMKVLHPFMPFITEEIYHLIKERGELDCVTVSRMPTMFVSPSGMEENFELVKGLISQIRNIRNEKGISPKEGLSLHIKGESDLSAFFPIIKKLANLDEIVSNSVTGNNASTFVIKGTEYGVPLTGKIDMAAEKKKLEQELAYARGFLNSVLNKLANERFVQNAKPEVLQMERQKKEDTEAKISSLEQQIAAI